One part of the Quercus lobata isolate SW786 chromosome 7, ValleyOak3.0 Primary Assembly, whole genome shotgun sequence genome encodes these proteins:
- the LOC115954170 gene encoding ADP-glucose phosphorylase has translation MASEKKQGRSPELRKDWVTNRWVIFSPARAKRPSDFKYKSPATTTSTTTADQIQDGCPFCLGHEHLCAPEIFRVPTSSDPDWKIRVIQNLYPALDRTLNDPIAVAPNPNLNGVEVLRGFGFHDVVIETPFHSLQLSDLSPQEISEVLLAYKNRILQLAAHSSIHYVQVFKNHGASAGASLSHSHSQIIGLPIVPPNVSARVDSMKQYFNETGKCSVCEIQVKELLIDESTHFISIVPLAATFPFEIWIIPRDHSSHFHQLDEAEAVDLGGLLKLMLRKMASQLNNPPFNFMIHTSPLRVTDPQLPYIHWFLQIIPQLTVVAGFEMATGCYINPVFPEDAAKVLREVPNPE, from the exons ATGGCTTCGGAAAAGAAACAGGGTCGGAGCCCCGAACTGAGAAAAGACTGGGTGACGAACCGGTGGGTGATATTCTCACCAGCCAGAGCTAAGAGACCCTCCGATTTCAAATACAAATCCCCCGCAACCACCACCAGTACCACCACCGCCGACCAAATCCAAGATGGCTGCCCCTTCTGCCTCGGCCACGAGCACCTCTGCGCTCCCGAGATCTTCCGGGTCCCCACCAGCTCCGACCCGGACTGGAAGATCCGAGTCATCCAGAATCTCTACCCTGCTCTAGACCGCACTCTCAATGACCCCATCGCTGTTGCCCCTAATCCAAATTTGAATGGCGTTGAGGTTTTGCGAGGGTTCGGGTTTCACGATGTGGTAATTGAAACTCCGTTCCACTCGCTTCAACTCTCGGATTTGTCGCCTCAAGAAATCTCTGAGGTTCTTCTCGCCTATAAAAACCGCATCCTCCAGCTTGCAGCTCATTCCTCCATCCACTATGTCCAG gTGTTTAAAAACCATGGTGCTTCAGCTGGGGCGTCTCTGAGTCACTCTCACAGTCAAATAATAGGACTTCCAATTGTTCCTCCAAATGTCTCTGCCCGAGTTGATAGTATGAAGCAGTATTTTAACGAGACGGGGAAATGTAGTGTTTGTGAGATACAAGTGAAGGAGCTGTTGATTGATGAATCCACCCATTTTATATCCATTGTTCCTCTTGCTGCTACATTTCCTTTTGAGATATGGATTATTCCTCGGGATCACTCTTCCCATTTTCATCAACTAGATGAAGCCGAG GCAGTTGATCTTGGTGGTTTATTGAAACTCATGCTTAGGAAGATGGCATCACAATTGAACAATCCACCATTCAATTTTATGATTCACACTTCACCACTTCGAGTTACCGATCCACAGTTACCTTACATTCATTGGTTTTTACAGATAATTCCTCAATTAACTGTTGTAGCGGGATTTGAGATGGCAACTGGCTGTTATATAAATCCTGTATTCCCAGAGGATGCTGCTAAAGTTCTGAGGGAAGTACCCAATCCAGAATAG
- the LOC115951332 gene encoding agglutinin-like yields the protein MEECLKVGPWGGKGGNQWSFKANKGGITEIIIFHGGAIDSISLKCGDQDGVLQNSNKIGGNGGHRNDKILLDWPQEYLTSISGTVAVYSNYTVIHSLRFYTNKTEYGPYGSEKGTPFSLPMEGGVIVGFHGRAGHYVDAIGVYVKTMQRELENKMKAVVPRGPGPWGGHGGKEWDDGVFSGIRELHLHVGDSVIHAIRVLYESRDGKPVWSHKHGGAGGDKINTIKFDISTEFLVGVVGFSGPVKGTDNFEALRSITFYTNNGRYGPYGDEIGHAFTSSVAAGKVVGFHGRSGVYLDAIGVHMEYF from the exons ATGGAGGAATGCTTGAAGGTTGGACCGTGGGGAGGTAAAGGTGGAAACCAATGGAGCTTCAAGGCCAATAAGGGTGGGATCACTgagataataatttttcatggaGGTGCCATCGATTCAATTTCATTGAAATGTGGTGATCAAGATGGTGTACTCCAGAATTCTAATAAGATTGGTGGTAATGGCGGCCATCGAAATGACAAG ATATTGCTTGACTGGCCTCAAGAGTACTTGACATCCATTAGTGGTACAGTTGCGGTTTACTCGAACTATACTGTAATCCATTCCCTACGTTTTTATACAAATAAGACCGAGTATGGACCCTATGGATCTGAGAAAGGTACACCATTCTCCTTACCTATGGAGGGTGGCGTAATTGTTGGATTCCATGGTCGTGCAGGTCATTATGTTGATGCCATTGGTGTCTATGTAAAAACAATGCAGCGAGAG ttgGAGAATAAGATGAAAGCGGTTGTACCTCGAGGACCTGGGCCGTGGGGTGGGCATGGTGGGAAGGAATGGGATGATGGAGTTTTTTCTGGAATCCGGGAATTGCATTTGCACGTTGGAGATTCAGTGATTCATGCCATACGTGTGTTGTATGAAAGTAGAGACGGGAAGCCTGTTTGGTCACACAAGCATGGTGGAGCAGGCGGTGATAAAATTAATAca ATAAAGTTTGATATATCAACGGAATTCTTGGTTGGCGTTGTGGGATTTTCTGGACCTGTAAAAGGGACTGATAACTTTGAAGCCCTGCGGTCCATTACATTCTACACAAACAATGGCAGATATGGGCCCTATGGTGATGAGATTGGTCATGCTTTCACATCAAGTGTTGCTGCAGGAAAGGTTGTAGGTTTCCATGGAAGAAGTGGTGTCTATTTAGATGCGATAGGAGTGCATATGGAATACTTTTGA